In the Flavobacterium sp. 90 genome, TTTAAAATAAAAAATCCGCCTCAATCTGTGTCTTCGCGGTAGCGAATCTGTATAATCCGCGTGCTAAAACTTATCAGAAAGATAATCCATGCAACTGCTAAATTAATTACATTTACACAACAGATTTAATTTTTATGTACGAAGATTTAAAATATTGGTATTTACGAGATCATAAATTGTTTAGAACTTTGAGTTATTCACAAATCAAGCAATTGTGTATTATTACAGGTTTTAAAAAAGCTTCAAAAGGAGAAATTATCTATTTTTCTACTTCAGATTTACCCCGAATCTTTTTACTTAAAAAAGGAAACATCAAAATTGTAGCCATTGATGACGATGGAAACGAAACCATAAAAGATATTATTCAAAAAGGAGATTTGTTTGGCGAATTGACTTTAGAAACCGATTCTAAAAACGAAGAATATGCAAAAGTCCTTTCAGACGATGTCGCAATTTGTAGTTTTCTAATGTCGGATTTTGAAGATTTATTGCTTAGAAATCCAACTTTGGCGCTTTCATACACCAAATTTGTTGGTCTGAAAATGAAACGTATCAAGAATAGTTATGCCAATTTAATTTCTAAAGACGCAAAAACAAGATTACATCAGTTTCTAAAAGATTGGGCAGAAAAAGAAGGTATTCAAAATGGAAATACTGTGGTACTTGATAATTATCTGACGCAAAGTGATATTGCACAAATCATTTGCACGTCAAGGCAAACAGCCACACAATTATTGAACGAAATGGAAACGAATAATCTTTTGGCTTACAACAGAAAAGAAATTATCATTCCGGATATTACCAAAATATAATTAGCTCAAGTTGATATTTAATAAAGTGTAGTCCCTACGGGACAAAAATTGGCATGAATAAACTGATTTCTACCAATATGTAATCTCTCCGAGATATTTTTTGTTACTCCGTTAGGAGTTAAATATATCATTCCGGATATTACCAAAATATAATTAGTTCCAATTGCTATTTAATAAAGTGTAGTCCCTACGGGACAAAAATTGGCATGAATAAACTGATTTCTACCAATATGTAATCTCTCCGAGATATTTTTTTGTTATTCCGTCAGGAGTTGAATATATCATTCCGAATTTTACCAAAATATAATTAATTCCAATTGCTATTTAATAAAGTGTAGTCCCTAAGGGATAAAAAATGATATGAATAAATTGATTTCTACCAATTTCTAATCTCTCCGAGATATTTTTTGTTACTCCGATAGGAGTTAAATATTGGTAGCAGAATAGTAAAATCTACCAGAAAAATATCCCGTAGGGATTAAACTTTTTAGAGCAACTTATTTATTAAACTAGTAACTTGAATTAATTAACTCATTCTGTATAATTCATTAAAATCTAATTTAGTACATAGCAAACACGGATTTAACTATTGTGAATTGATAAAAATGAAATGCCTTTTTACGTAAACAGAATCTATATATCTGTGTGTTTAAATATAATTGTTTACAACGGTTATAATTTATTTTAGGCGAAGTGTAAATTAGCCGACATTTTCCTTTTTCATAGCAAAGTAATTTTACATCATCAAAAAGATGTAACACCAAAAAGCTATGAAAAAATTAATTCTTATTTTTTTAGTAACCTTCACTACGGTTGCTAACGCACAAAACGCAATCCCCAAAGTTGCGACAGATATTGCTCCTTTATTAATAGGAGAGAAAATTCCCGACATTACTTTGAAAACAGCTGAAAACACAGTTGTCAAAATTTCTGATTTGCTTAAAAAGAAAAAAACAGTTTTAGTTTTTTATCGAGGCGGTTGGTGTCCGTATTGCAATATGCATTTGCAGGCATTGGCTGAAGCCGAAAAACAAATTCTCGATTTAGGATATCAAATTATTGCGATTAGTCCTGATGCCCCGGAGAATTTGAAAATTACAGAAGAAAAAGATAAAGTAAAATATACCTTACTTTCTGATTCAAAAGGCGAACTTATAAAAGCAGTTGGAATTGCTTATGAAGCTCCGGAAAACTATAAATCAGTAATTAACGTACATTCTAAAGGAGCCAATACCAATTTCTTACCAGTTCCGTCCGTTTTTGTTCTCAACCCGGAATCTGATATCTTATTCGAATATATTTCTCCTGATTTTAAGCACCGAATTTCGACCGATTTACTTGTTTCAGTATTAACAAATATCAAATAAAATAAGATGAAAAAGCTAGTGTTATTTGTGTTGATTTTGGTTTCAGGTATTTCATTTGCTCAAAACGATGCAAAACGAATTAATCAATATAATTTAGAAAATAAAGTTGCAATTCAGGGTTATGATCCGGTTGGATATTTTAATCAGGCAAAAGCAATCAAATGGAAAAAAGAAATTTCAGCTTCTTATCAAGGTGTAGTTTATAAATTTTCGTCAAGCGAAAATAAAGATGCGTTCTTAAAAAATCCCTCAAAATATGAACCTCAATACGGCGGATGGTGCGCTTATGCAATGGGAAGTTCTGGCGAGAAAGTCGAAATAAATCCTGAAACTTTCAAGATTATCGACGGTAAACTTTATCTGTTTTACAACGCTTATTTCAATAATACTTTGAAAACCTGGAATAAAGATGAGACGAAATTAAAGTCACAAGCAGATACGAACTGGAAAAATATATTTAAATAATAACGATCATGAAAACAGAAAAATTAGTCTGGATTTTAAGAGTCGTAGCAGCAGGAATCTTGTTGCAAACCTTATTTTTTAAGTTCAGCGGAGCAGCAGAAAGTATCTATATTTTTTCGACTTTAGGAATAGAACCTTACGGAAGAATCGGATCCGGAATTGCCGAATTGATTTGCGCCATTTTAATTCTGATTCCAAAAACCACATGGATTGGAGCTTTAGGCGGATGCGGAATAATGACAGGAGCAATTTTGTCGCATTTATTTGTCTTAGGAATAGTAGTCGAAAATGACGGAGGATTTCTGTTTCTCTTAGCCATTATTACCTTAATATGTTGTTTAACATTGCTTTATTTCAATAAAAATAAATTGTTTAATCTTCTAAAACTAAAATAGCCATGTTACTAAAATCAATACGCCACAGTTTAGAGGAATTAGTTTCTCTATTAGATCAATTATCTGATCAGGATTATGCGAAATCTTGCGAAGCTTTAAGTGACGCAACAATTGGAGAACATGTAAGACATATTCTCGAAATGTATAAATGTCTTGAAAATGGTTATGAATTGGGAATTTTAAATTATGATAATCGCGAGAGAAATATTCGAATTCAAACCGAAACGGAATTTGCAAAAGAATTTATAACAGAAATAAAAAGTGGTTTGAAAAGCGAAAACAAAACCATTTATCTGGAACAGCAAATTGATGGACTTGCAATTAGAATTCAGAGTAGTTATTATAGAGAATTACTTTATAATCTGGAACATTGCATTCATCATCAGGCATTAATAAAAGTAGGCGTTCTACAACTAAAAAATATTTCGGTTCACGAGGATTTTGGTGTGGCGCGATCTACTATAGAATATAGAAAACAATGTGTACAGTAAGTTTTGTAAACAATAATGGAGTTGTGATTATAACTTCAAATCGTGATGAAAAAGTAATTCGTCCCGGAGCTCTTGCGCCAAGAAATTATTGTTTGGGCGGTAAAAACATCATGTATCCAAAAGATCAAAAAGCCGGAGGAACTTGGTTTGCGGTTGATGAAAACGGAACCGTTTTGGTACTTTTGAATGGCGGAATTAAAAAACACAATCCCTTATTTCTTTATAGAAAAAGCCGGGGATTAATTGCTTTGGATGTTATTTCGAATGCTTCGCCAAAGGATTTCTGGAATGAAATTAATCTCGAAGATATAGAGCCATTTACCTTGGTTCTATATCAGAAAGAAGAATTGTACGAACTGATTTGGGACGGTATTACAAAATGGAAAACATTATTAGACGTGACGAAAAATCATATTTGGTCATCGGTTACTTTATATTCTGAAGAAATTAGAAAAAGCCGTTCTCGTTGGTTTTTTAATTTTTTGAAAGACAAGAATAAAATCTCTGCTTTGGATATGCTGAACTTTCATAGAAATACCGAAAATGATGATTCAGAAAACGGTTTGATTATCAACAGAGAAAATACCTTAAAAACATTAAGTGTGACGCAAGCGATAATTAAGAAAAATAAAGGTACAATGAAGTACTTTGATTTGATTAAAACAGAAGATTTTTCGACTTCTTTTATAAGTATTTAAAACAAATTACGATGAAACTATTTTTTCATAAAGTCAGCAATTGGGAATATTGGCCGTTTCAGGTTTTGTACGTTCCTATTTATTTTCTTTGGGCGTATTATGCAATCAAAGCGAGATCAGTTTTCTTTTTTAACGCCTCGAATCCAAAGATTAAAAACGGCGGTTTTTTAATGGAAAGCAAAAAGCAGATTTATGATTTGCTTCCTAAAGAACATTACCCAAAAACTATTTTGATCAGAGAAAGTACAGATTTAAAAAAGATTGTAAGTACTATAGTCGATAATAGAGTTTATTTTCCTTTTATAGCCAAACCAGATATTGGTTTGCGTGGTTCTGGTGTAAAAAAAATCAGAAATATTTATGAATTAGGGGAATATGCGAAGAAAGCAAATTTTGATTTTTTGATTCAGGATTTAATTCCGTTTAAAAATGAAGTTGGGATTTTTTATGTACGTCATCCACATCAGAAAGAAGGAAGGATTACCGGAATTGTTTCGAAAGAATTTTTAATTGTTACCGGCGACGGAATCTCAACAATTGAAGATTTAATATGTAAAACGCCAAGATTTAAACTCCAACTCGAAGCATTGCAGGAAGAATACGGAAGTGAGTTACATAAAGTTTTGAAAAGTGGCGAAATGTTGAATTTAGTACCGTTTGGGAATCATGCGCGGGGAGCAAAATTTCTTGACGGAAGTAATTTGATTACACCAAAATTAACTGCAATGATAAATGAAGTTGCGACTAAAATTCCGGAATTCTATTTTGGACGATTTGATATCATGTACAATACTTTTGAAGAATTGGAACGAGGAGAAAACTTTCAAATTGTAGAACTTAACGGAGCTGCAAGTGAGCCAACACATATTTATGATCCGAAACATTCCGTTTGGTTTGCCTGGAAAGAATTGGCACGACACATCACTTATATGTATGAAATTAGTGCCGAAAATCATAAAATGGGAGTTCCGTATTTAAATTATAAAGTTGGAATTCGCGAATACAGATTGCATTTGGTGCAAAATAATAAAATTGTAAATTTTTGAAAATGAAAAAGATAAAAAATATCTCAATAGGGTTTCTGGTGAGTTTCATTGGTTCAATTCCGTTGGGATATTTGAATTTAGTAGGCTTAGAAATTTATTCAAAATCAGGAATTCATAATTTGGTTTTCTTTTTGTTCGGAGTCATTTTTATCGAAAGTTTTGTTATTTATTTCACCTTACTTTTTGCGAGACAACTTATTAGAAATAAGCAATTAATGAAAGTAATAGACTTTTTTGCCATTGGATTTATGTTTGTTTTGGCTTATTTGTTTTACTTTAATTTTAATTCGGGAGCAACTTTAAATAATAGCTTAAGTAAATATTTAATGTATTCGCCATTTGTAATTGGAGTGGTTTTGAATTGCTTTAATTTTTTGCAATTGCCTTTCTGGACGAGTTGGAACTTATACTTGCTTAACGGAAAGTATATTGCAGTTGAAAGAAAGTTAAAATATTATTATATTGCAGGAACTTTGATTGGTATTTTTTTAGGAATGTTTAGTCTGATTGTAATTTTACAGACCATTTTTCAAAAAACAAACCAATTTTCAAAGTATATAATGCCTGTTTTTATTCCGTTGTTTTTTATTGTTTTAGGAAGTATTCAGGTGTACAAAGTGTATAAGAAATATTTTAAACCATCAGCTTTAGAAGTTTAAGTTCTAAGCTCAAACCGAATCTTTCCTTTATGAAAAAGCTTTATTTTTTTCTTCCATTTGTTTTTTTAGCTTGCAAATCAAATCCGTCTGCGGTAAGTGAAACAACTTCAAAACCTCTTGAAATCGCTTATAAAGTAGATGAAAACGAAGTCTCGGATTTTCTAAAATATCTTTCTTCAGATGAATTAGAAGGACGTGATACCGGATCAAAAGGTATCGAAAAAGCAGCGGTATTTTTAGAAGATTTCTTCAAAAATAATAATGTAAAGCCTTATTTTGCGACTTATCGCGATACACTTACCAATTTTGATAAACCGGCATTTAATATTGTTGGAGTTCTGGAAGGAACAGATCCTAAATTAAAAAAGGAATTTGTAGTTCTGAGTGCACATTACGATCATATTGGTTTAGAAACAAAAGAGCAACCAGACGTAATTTTTAATGGTGCAAACGATGATGCGTCCGGAGTTACTGCCGTTGCACAAATGGCAAAATATTTTAGTAAAACCAAAAGTAATAAACGCAGTATTTTATTTGTGTTTTTTACTGGAGAAGAAAAAGGTCTACTTGGATCTAAAAGTTTAGTACAGAAATTGAAAAAGCAAGATTTTAATTTATACGCACAATTAAATATCGAAATGATTGGTGTGCCAATGAAACGCGATTATCTGGCTTATATTACCGGTTTTGATAAATCGAATATGGCAGATAAAATAAACGAATATACAGGTAAAAAGACAATTGGTTTTCTACCAAAAGAAGCCGAATATAATTTGTTTTACCGATCAGATAATTATTCGTTTTTTAAAGAATTTGGAAAACCATGTCAATCGATAAGTACTTTTGATTTTGAGAATTTTGATTATTATCACCATGTTTCAGATGAATTTAAGGTAATGGATATTCCGCATATGACTTCTTTTATTCAGGAGTTTTTGCCGGCGGTGACTAAAATCGCTATAACGCCAACAGAAGAAATAACGATGAATAAATAACCGATCCTTTTACGGGATTTGCTTATTTTTGCTTTATGAAAAATATTATTGTTACCGGAACCAGTCGAGGAATTGGTTACGAACTTGCGCTAAAATTTGCCGATGCTGGACATCAGGTTTTGGCGATTTCAAGAAAAATACCTCAAACACTTTTAGAACATCAAAATGTTACGTGCCTTTCTGTTGATTTGGCAGATGAAACTGCTTTGGCCGAAGTAGATAATTTTCTTTCTTCAACATGGAAAAAAGTAGATGCTGTGGTTCATAATGCAGGAGCTTTGTTGTTAAAGCCTTTTGCAGAAACAACTCAGGCAGATTTTGAAAGTATTTATAAAGTAAACGTTTTTGCAGTTGCAAATCTTACGAGAATTTGTTTGCCATATTTACAAAAAGGAAGTCATGTTGTAACGATTAGTTCAATTGGCGGTGTAAGAGGAAGTCTGAAATTTGCCGGATTAGCAGCTTACAGTTCGAGCAAAGGCGCCGTAATTACCTTATCAGAATTACTTGCCGAAGAATATAAAGAACAAGGAATTTCATTTAACGTATTGGCTCTTGGATCTGTCCAAACAGAAATGTTAAACGAAGCTTTCCCAGGATATCAGGCTCCAATTTCAGCCGAAGGTATGGCAACTTATATTTATGAT is a window encoding:
- a CDS encoding Crp/Fnr family transcriptional regulator, which codes for MYEDLKYWYLRDHKLFRTLSYSQIKQLCIITGFKKASKGEIIYFSTSDLPRIFLLKKGNIKIVAIDDDGNETIKDIIQKGDLFGELTLETDSKNEEYAKVLSDDVAICSFLMSDFEDLLLRNPTLALSYTKFVGLKMKRIKNSYANLISKDAKTRLHQFLKDWAEKEGIQNGNTVVLDNYLTQSDIAQIICTSRQTATQLLNEMETNNLLAYNRKEIIIPDITKI
- a CDS encoding peroxiredoxin-like family protein; translated protein: MKKLILIFLVTFTTVANAQNAIPKVATDIAPLLIGEKIPDITLKTAENTVVKISDLLKKKKTVLVFYRGGWCPYCNMHLQALAEAEKQILDLGYQIIAISPDAPENLKITEEKDKVKYTLLSDSKGELIKAVGIAYEAPENYKSVINVHSKGANTNFLPVPSVFVLNPESDILFEYISPDFKHRISTDLLVSVLTNIK
- a CDS encoding YHS domain-containing (seleno)protein, with translation MKKLVLFVLILVSGISFAQNDAKRINQYNLENKVAIQGYDPVGYFNQAKAIKWKKEISASYQGVVYKFSSSENKDAFLKNPSKYEPQYGGWCAYAMGSSGEKVEINPETFKIIDGKLYLFYNAYFNNTLKTWNKDETKLKSQADTNWKNIFK
- a CDS encoding DoxX family protein; translation: MKTEKLVWILRVVAAGILLQTLFFKFSGAAESIYIFSTLGIEPYGRIGSGIAELICAILILIPKTTWIGALGGCGIMTGAILSHLFVLGIVVENDGGFLFLLAIITLICCLTLLYFNKNKLFNLLKLK
- a CDS encoding DinB family protein, yielding MLLKSIRHSLEELVSLLDQLSDQDYAKSCEALSDATIGEHVRHILEMYKCLENGYELGILNYDNRERNIRIQTETEFAKEFITEIKSGLKSENKTIYLEQQIDGLAIRIQSSYYRELLYNLEHCIHHQALIKVGVLQLKNISVHEDFGVARSTIEYRKQCVQ
- a CDS encoding NRDE family protein, whose translation is MCTVSFVNNNGVVIITSNRDEKVIRPGALAPRNYCLGGKNIMYPKDQKAGGTWFAVDENGTVLVLLNGGIKKHNPLFLYRKSRGLIALDVISNASPKDFWNEINLEDIEPFTLVLYQKEELYELIWDGITKWKTLLDVTKNHIWSSVTLYSEEIRKSRSRWFFNFLKDKNKISALDMLNFHRNTENDDSENGLIINRENTLKTLSVTQAIIKKNKGTMKYFDLIKTEDFSTSFISI
- a CDS encoding D-alanine--D-alanine ligase — its product is MKLFFHKVSNWEYWPFQVLYVPIYFLWAYYAIKARSVFFFNASNPKIKNGGFLMESKKQIYDLLPKEHYPKTILIRESTDLKKIVSTIVDNRVYFPFIAKPDIGLRGSGVKKIRNIYELGEYAKKANFDFLIQDLIPFKNEVGIFYVRHPHQKEGRITGIVSKEFLIVTGDGISTIEDLICKTPRFKLQLEALQEEYGSELHKVLKSGEMLNLVPFGNHARGAKFLDGSNLITPKLTAMINEVATKIPEFYFGRFDIMYNTFEELERGENFQIVELNGAASEPTHIYDPKHSVWFAWKELARHITYMYEISAENHKMGVPYLNYKVGIREYRLHLVQNNKIVNF
- a CDS encoding M20/M25/M40 family metallo-hydrolase, whose protein sequence is MKKLYFFLPFVFLACKSNPSAVSETTSKPLEIAYKVDENEVSDFLKYLSSDELEGRDTGSKGIEKAAVFLEDFFKNNNVKPYFATYRDTLTNFDKPAFNIVGVLEGTDPKLKKEFVVLSAHYDHIGLETKEQPDVIFNGANDDASGVTAVAQMAKYFSKTKSNKRSILFVFFTGEEKGLLGSKSLVQKLKKQDFNLYAQLNIEMIGVPMKRDYLAYITGFDKSNMADKINEYTGKKTIGFLPKEAEYNLFYRSDNYSFFKEFGKPCQSISTFDFENFDYYHHVSDEFKVMDIPHMTSFIQEFLPAVTKIAITPTEEITMNK
- a CDS encoding SDR family NAD(P)-dependent oxidoreductase, whose protein sequence is MKNIIVTGTSRGIGYELALKFADAGHQVLAISRKIPQTLLEHQNVTCLSVDLADETALAEVDNFLSSTWKKVDAVVHNAGALLLKPFAETTQADFESIYKVNVFAVANLTRICLPYLQKGSHVVTISSIGGVRGSLKFAGLAAYSSSKGAVITLSELLAEEYKEQGISFNVLALGSVQTEMLNEAFPGYQAPISAEGMATYIYDFTLNGNKYFNGKVLEVSSTNP